Proteins encoded in a region of the Paenibacillus sp. W2I17 genome:
- a CDS encoding type 1 glutamine amidotransferase domain-containing protein yields the protein MRLTGKKVIALVDEEFEDLELWYPVHRVREEGAEVHLAGEKKGKTYIGKYGVPAEAEYSFDELDSSDYDGILVPGGWAPDKLRRYPKVLELVKEMNADRKPIGQICHAGWVLISAKILDGVTVTSTPGIRDDMENAGAIWKDEAVVVDGHIISARRPPDLPPYGKAFCDALADK from the coding sequence ATGAGATTAACCGGTAAAAAAGTCATCGCTCTGGTCGATGAAGAATTCGAGGATTTAGAATTGTGGTACCCTGTACATCGGGTTCGTGAAGAAGGTGCGGAAGTGCATCTTGCTGGAGAGAAAAAAGGAAAAACCTATATTGGCAAATACGGTGTGCCTGCTGAAGCCGAATACAGTTTCGATGAACTCGACAGTTCAGATTACGATGGCATTCTCGTGCCAGGCGGCTGGGCGCCAGACAAGCTGCGTCGTTATCCCAAAGTACTGGAGCTTGTGAAGGAAATGAATGCAGACCGGAAACCGATTGGACAGATCTGTCATGCGGGCTGGGTGCTGATTTCTGCCAAAATTCTGGACGGAGTTACAGTAACCTCTACACCAGGCATTCGGGATGACATGGAAAATGCAGGTGCTATCTGGAAAGATGAAGCGGTTGTTGTTGATGGACATATCATCTCAGCACGTCGTCCGCCCGACCTTCCACCTTATGGCAAGGCATTCTGTGATGCACTCGCTGACAAATAA
- the ytxJ gene encoding bacillithiol system redox-active protein YtxJ, which yields MADMTKMTSIEQLNSAVEATKDQPLLLFKHSTHCPISSNAYQEMNDYLLNNANEQVKYGIIYVVEDRPVSNEAADKLGVKHESPQAILIKKGIPVWHTSHSDITRTTLTNVLSES from the coding sequence ATGGCTGACATGACTAAAATGACAAGTATTGAACAGCTAAACTCCGCAGTGGAGGCTACCAAGGATCAACCCTTGCTTCTGTTTAAGCACAGCACGCACTGTCCGATCAGCTCGAACGCTTATCAGGAGATGAACGATTATTTGCTTAACAATGCCAATGAACAAGTAAAATATGGCATCATCTATGTTGTGGAAGATCGCCCGGTATCCAATGAAGCAGCAGACAAGCTGGGTGTTAAGCACGAATCTCCACAGGCAATCCTGATCAAAAAGGGAATTCCTGTATGGCATACTTCCCATTCAGATATTACTAGAACCACACTTACGAATGTTTTGAGTGAGTCCTAA
- the ccpA gene encoding catabolite control protein A: MTVTIYDVAREAGVSMATVSRVVNNNPNVKPQTRKKVYEAIERLGYRPNAVARGLASKKTTTVGVVIPDISNSTFAEIARGIEDIANMYHYNIILCNADKKKEKEIRVINTLLEKQVDGLLFMGGTVTDEHIQAFQSAAVPIVLCATSDEKGTFPSVDIDHEAAAFDAVNTLIRHGHKEIAMISGTLQDPANGYARFQGYKKALEAAGIEYQEDLVRIGNYRYESGVEAMKYFLGLKKKPSAIFAATDEMAIGAIHSIQDDGLKVPDDFSIISVDNIRMASMVRPQLTTVAQPMYDLGAVAMRLLTKLMKKENVENPRVILPHETILRLSVSHADVV, translated from the coding sequence GTGACGGTAACCATTTATGATGTGGCACGTGAAGCTGGAGTGTCTATGGCAACGGTATCACGGGTAGTTAATAATAACCCTAATGTCAAACCGCAAACGCGGAAAAAAGTATATGAAGCCATCGAACGGTTGGGATATCGTCCGAATGCGGTAGCCAGAGGTCTGGCAAGCAAGAAGACAACCACGGTCGGGGTTGTTATTCCAGATATTTCGAACTCAACCTTCGCGGAGATTGCCCGCGGAATTGAAGATATTGCGAATATGTATCACTACAATATTATTTTGTGTAATGCAGATAAGAAGAAAGAAAAAGAAATTCGTGTTATTAACACGTTGCTCGAAAAACAAGTAGACGGACTGCTCTTCATGGGCGGAACAGTAACGGACGAACACATTCAGGCGTTCCAGTCTGCGGCTGTGCCGATCGTACTTTGTGCAACGAGTGATGAGAAGGGCACATTCCCTTCGGTGGATATTGACCATGAGGCGGCTGCGTTTGATGCGGTAAACACTCTGATTCGTCATGGACACAAGGAAATTGCGATGATCAGTGGTACACTGCAAGATCCGGCGAATGGATATGCCCGTTTCCAAGGATACAAAAAAGCACTGGAAGCAGCAGGGATTGAATACCAGGAGGATCTTGTTCGAATCGGTAACTATCGATATGAATCCGGTGTGGAAGCAATGAAATATTTCCTTGGACTCAAGAAAAAACCATCAGCTATCTTTGCTGCTACAGATGAAATGGCCATTGGTGCCATTCACAGCATTCAGGATGACGGTCTGAAAGTACCGGATGACTTCTCCATTATTAGTGTGGATAACATCCGTATGGCTTCCATGGTGCGTCCTCAGTTGACAACAGTGGCTCAGCCAATGTATGACCTTGGCGCAGTAGCGATGCGTTTGCTGACCAAGTTGATGAAGAAAGAAAATGTGGAGAACCCACGGGTTATTTTGCCGCATGAAACGATTCTTCGTCTGTCTGTAAGTCACGCGGATGTAGTTTAA
- a CDS encoding 5'-methylthioadenosine/adenosylhomocysteine nucleosidase, translated as MRETIGIIGAMDEEVELLLADMKQLETVKQTGITYVAGEWLGKQIVVCKSGVGKVNAAVTTQILIDRFQVNRIIFTGVAGAVNPELNIGDMVISSVCVQHDMDVTPLGFARGVIPYQETSAFPAEASLITLAEEACKAQGANYLIGKVLSGDQFIANKDTVNMLYTEMDGACAEMEGAAVAQVCYMNRVPFVVLRGMSDKADGSAHVNFAEFTVESSQRSHRIVEHMLENM; from the coding sequence ATGCGTGAAACGATTGGGATTATCGGAGCGATGGATGAGGAAGTCGAGCTTTTGCTGGCAGATATGAAGCAGCTTGAGACGGTCAAACAAACCGGCATTACATACGTTGCAGGCGAGTGGCTGGGCAAGCAAATTGTCGTGTGCAAATCCGGCGTAGGTAAAGTAAATGCAGCAGTTACGACGCAGATCTTGATTGATCGTTTTCAGGTTAATCGTATTATTTTCACAGGTGTTGCGGGTGCAGTTAACCCGGAGCTGAACATCGGAGATATGGTTATTTCGTCTGTATGTGTTCAGCACGATATGGATGTAACGCCACTGGGGTTCGCACGCGGGGTTATTCCTTACCAGGAGACATCTGCATTCCCTGCCGAGGCTTCGCTTATTACACTGGCTGAAGAAGCATGTAAAGCTCAGGGAGCCAATTACCTGATCGGTAAAGTGTTATCTGGAGACCAATTTATTGCGAATAAAGATACGGTTAACATGTTATATACTGAAATGGACGGTGCATGTGCCGAGATGGAAGGGGCTGCAGTCGCTCAGGTCTGTTACATGAATCGAGTACCATTTGTTGTCCTGCGTGGGATGTCAGATAAAGCGGATGGTTCGGCGCATGTTAACTTTGCTGAATTTACCGTGGAATCTTCGCAGCGTTCACATCGCATTGTGGAGCATATGTTAGAAAATATGTAA
- a CDS encoding GNAT family N-acetyltransferase, whose translation MEHIKEHHMRSIFKSGHRITVEGPVQAKEITRLAFHPDLDAFRRPTEQQEALAEIAALPEGRIIIAHENETIIGYVTFHYADDCERWSEGNMTDLIELGAIEVADDYRSLGIGREMLLTALEDKYMENYIIFTTEYYWHWDLKGSGLNVWDYRKMMERLMETIDMTWYATDDPEICSHPANCLMVRIGSQVPITSEEQFDRVRFRHRFMY comes from the coding sequence ATGGAACATATCAAAGAACATCATATGCGTTCCATCTTCAAGTCCGGCCACCGAATTACTGTTGAAGGCCCCGTGCAGGCCAAGGAGATAACTCGTCTTGCCTTCCATCCGGATCTGGATGCCTTTCGGCGCCCAACGGAGCAGCAGGAAGCTCTCGCAGAGATCGCAGCATTACCTGAAGGGCGAATTATCATTGCACACGAAAATGAAACGATTATCGGTTATGTAACCTTTCATTATGCGGATGATTGTGAACGCTGGTCCGAGGGTAATATGACTGATCTGATTGAGCTTGGGGCAATCGAGGTTGCGGACGACTATCGCTCGCTTGGCATTGGACGTGAGATGTTGCTTACCGCTTTGGAAGATAAATACATGGAGAATTACATTATTTTCACCACAGAATATTATTGGCATTGGGATCTGAAGGGCAGCGGACTAAACGTATGGGATTATCGCAAAATGATGGAGAGGCTGATGGAAACGATCGACATGACCTGGTATGCAACAGACGACCCTGAAATCTGTTCACATCCTGCGAACTGTTTGATGGTACGTATCGGAAGTCAGGTGCCCATCACATCAGAAGAACAGTTTGATCGTGTACGCTTTCGCCATCGGTTCATGTACTAA
- the acsA gene encoding acetate--CoA ligase produces MSQAHGEMLQTVVSESNLGDYTEARSRFDWESVERHFTWHASGKVNMAHEAIDRHVLEGRGGKTALLYSDASREESYTFADLSEQSSRFGNVLRKYGIAKGERVFIFMPRSPELYFSLLGILKAGAIAGPLFEAFMETAVKDRLEDSGAVALVTTPELLKRIKRSELPELKHIFIVGGGVQTEEGLIDFDAEMSAASDEMEVEWLNREDGLLIHYTSGSTGKPKGVYHVQNAMIQHYYTGKVVLDLREDDVYWCTADPGWVTGTSYGIFAPWLNGVTNVIRGGRFSPQDWYSTIQKNKVTIWYSAPTAFRMLMGAGEETIAQFDLSSLRHVMSVGEPLNPEVVRWGWKAYGQRIHDTWWMTETGAQLICNYPGMPIKPGSMGRPLPGIEAAIIDDRGQELPPYSMGNLAIRAPWPSMMAKIWNNPVKYEEYFRLTGWYVSGDSAYMDEEGYFWFQGRIDDVINSSGERIGPFEVESKLVEHPAVAEAGVIGKPDVTRGEIIKAFVALREGYEATPELKEEIYRFVKEGLSAHAAPREIEFKDKLPKTRSGKIMRRVLKAWELDLPTGDLSTIED; encoded by the coding sequence ATGAGTCAAGCACATGGTGAGATGCTGCAAACGGTTGTGTCCGAATCTAACCTGGGCGATTACACGGAGGCGAGAAGCCGGTTCGATTGGGAATCGGTGGAAAGGCACTTTACGTGGCACGCCAGCGGAAAAGTAAACATGGCGCATGAAGCGATTGATCGTCATGTACTAGAAGGAAGGGGCGGAAAAACCGCTTTATTGTATAGCGATGCTTCACGTGAAGAGTCCTATACTTTCGCTGATCTGAGTGAACAGTCGAGTCGGTTCGGGAACGTTCTCCGCAAATATGGCATAGCCAAAGGGGAACGGGTGTTTATTTTTATGCCTCGAAGTCCTGAACTGTATTTTAGTCTTCTGGGCATATTGAAAGCTGGAGCCATCGCGGGTCCGTTGTTCGAAGCTTTTATGGAAACGGCTGTGAAGGATCGGCTGGAGGATAGCGGAGCAGTAGCGCTCGTCACCACTCCGGAATTGCTAAAACGCATCAAACGTTCCGAATTGCCCGAACTCAAACATATATTCATTGTGGGTGGGGGCGTGCAGACTGAAGAAGGACTCATCGATTTTGATGCAGAGATGTCTGCCGCTTCGGATGAGATGGAAGTAGAGTGGCTGAATCGTGAGGATGGTTTGCTTATTCATTATACCTCAGGCTCTACAGGTAAACCCAAAGGGGTGTACCATGTTCAAAATGCCATGATTCAGCACTATTATACAGGTAAGGTTGTTCTGGATTTACGTGAGGATGACGTGTACTGGTGCACTGCTGACCCTGGTTGGGTGACAGGGACCTCTTACGGTATCTTTGCTCCATGGCTCAACGGAGTGACCAATGTGATACGAGGCGGTCGTTTCAGTCCCCAAGATTGGTACAGCACCATCCAGAAGAACAAAGTCACGATCTGGTACAGTGCACCAACGGCCTTTCGTATGCTCATGGGAGCGGGAGAAGAGACCATCGCCCAGTTTGATCTGAGTAGTCTGCGTCATGTCATGTCTGTCGGTGAACCGCTAAATCCGGAGGTTGTTCGTTGGGGATGGAAAGCTTATGGTCAACGAATTCATGATACATGGTGGATGACGGAAACAGGCGCTCAGCTGATCTGTAACTATCCCGGAATGCCGATCAAGCCTGGCTCCATGGGACGTCCGTTGCCTGGAATTGAGGCAGCCATTATTGATGATCGCGGGCAGGAATTGCCGCCGTACAGTATGGGTAATCTGGCCATACGGGCACCTTGGCCATCCATGATGGCGAAGATCTGGAATAACCCTGTGAAATACGAGGAGTATTTTAGGCTTACGGGCTGGTATGTATCCGGTGACTCCGCTTATATGGATGAAGAAGGATATTTCTGGTTCCAGGGACGGATTGATGATGTGATTAATTCGTCAGGGGAGCGTATCGGCCCCTTTGAGGTGGAGAGCAAGCTCGTGGAGCATCCTGCGGTAGCAGAGGCGGGCGTAATCGGTAAGCCGGATGTGACACGTGGGGAGATCATCAAGGCCTTTGTGGCGCTTCGTGAAGGATATGAGGCGACACCGGAGCTGAAAGAAGAGATCTATCGTTTTGTCAAAGAGGGCCTGTCTGCCCACGCTGCTCCGCGTGAGATTGAGTTTAAGGATAAACTGCCCAAGACACGTTCCGGCAAGATCATGCGCCGTGTCTTGAAAGCCTGGGAGCTTGATCTGCCAACAGGAGATCTATCCACCATTGAAGACTAA
- a CDS encoding transglycosylase domain-containing protein has protein sequence MVDVNKKKPDEQPARKRSFARRLGSFVKWMVVLGFMGALFVGGALMGYVSSIVKDEPVRSRALIEQKVSENSITGFAYFADGSPIGQLRTEEDRRPVTTDQIPQKVIDAVISIEDNHFYEHKGVDMSGTLRAVKQKVLKESVQTGGSTLTQQLARRVFLNLDRTEDRKVKEILLSLRLERFLTKDEIMTAYLNKVPFGNGSSGYNVYGIKAAAKGLFNINDLEKINIAQAAYLAGLPQLPSSYSAFNGKGDFVEENFDRAINRQHLVLRRMLELGKINQSEYDKALAFDIKSSLAPKTIKAYNTYPYLMMETERQAAQILMKQLNSDTAESTDKATDAATPQKESSALLEEAQTQLRTGGYRIYTTINKSIYKTMRTIAEDDSNFSADDPVKGKEQTAAMLINHKTGAILGMIEGRDFQDEQMNYATQMIRQPGSTMKPIAAYLPALDEGLVQPASIIDDSPIILKNGPSGYHIAKNANNRYQGLVTARRALNYSLNIPALKLFNEEVGIEKAWTFAKKLGITTIQKEDYQAQTGVLGGLQYGVTVEELTSAYGAIANKGVYNDSYMISKIVDSKGNIVYKHDTEPVQAFSEQTAYLMTDMLRTVITEGTADKVRENYKYSKSVPIVGKTGSTQNYADVWFEGYTPDVTLGVWVGYKQPVNTLESKSQRKRAQQLWSKILNEVIDTQKELFVTDSFKKPSGIETRTVSAYSGKLPTSMTDKFVTDIFNSKFVPKDSDDGVAKARYITYNGVNYIPRDGTPSDMLKEKTVIKRKKPISDLIKELQNAFSRMSRHESLAYYLPEDAGADMPTQIDPRTDNGKAPEAPGNVRISTSGERAVITFNATPENDVVGYRLYRSVNGGGFQNQGQVVLTGESRSFSAYAAQGGNFAFYVTAVDVAGRESAPSATVNSAGVAPPVEEEIDEPIEVPGTVITPGETQTDNTTTTAPGTPGQVSVSALTQGLRIQWASSPNADTYTVYYSETGSAPYTKIGTTAGNTMDYGVPASTSGWFKVSASNSAGESEPSAALHFQP, from the coding sequence ATGGTTGATGTTAATAAGAAAAAGCCCGATGAACAGCCTGCACGCAAACGCAGCTTTGCCCGCAGACTGGGAAGTTTCGTCAAATGGATGGTTGTCCTTGGATTTATGGGGGCACTATTTGTAGGCGGTGCTTTGATGGGATACGTCAGTTCCATTGTGAAAGACGAGCCTGTCCGTTCAAGGGCCCTGATTGAACAAAAAGTCAGCGAAAACTCCATCACAGGCTTTGCTTACTTTGCCGACGGCAGTCCGATCGGTCAATTACGTACGGAAGAAGACAGGCGTCCGGTCACTACAGACCAGATCCCACAGAAGGTTATTGATGCTGTCATTTCGATTGAAGACAATCATTTTTACGAACATAAAGGTGTAGACATGAGCGGAACCCTACGTGCCGTGAAACAGAAAGTGCTGAAAGAATCAGTACAGACCGGCGGTAGTACACTGACTCAGCAATTGGCGCGTCGTGTATTTTTGAATCTGGATCGCACGGAAGATCGGAAAGTGAAAGAAATTTTGCTCTCACTCCGACTCGAACGTTTCCTGACCAAAGACGAGATCATGACAGCCTATCTGAACAAAGTTCCTTTTGGTAATGGTTCCAGCGGATACAACGTTTACGGAATCAAAGCGGCCGCCAAAGGATTGTTCAATATTAACGATCTAGAAAAAATCAACATCGCTCAAGCTGCTTATCTTGCTGGATTGCCACAACTCCCCTCCTCTTACTCCGCTTTTAACGGTAAAGGTGATTTTGTAGAGGAGAATTTTGACCGCGCAATCAACCGTCAGCATCTGGTACTGCGCCGTATGCTTGAATTGGGCAAAATCAATCAGTCCGAGTATGACAAAGCTCTTGCTTTTGATATCAAAAGCTCTCTCGCTCCGAAAACCATCAAGGCTTACAACACTTATCCATATCTTATGATGGAAACGGAACGACAAGCTGCACAGATTTTGATGAAACAGTTGAATTCCGACACAGCTGAATCTACAGACAAAGCTACGGATGCAGCCACACCTCAGAAGGAAAGCAGTGCATTATTGGAGGAAGCTCAGACGCAACTGCGGACAGGTGGATATCGGATATACACGACCATCAACAAAAGTATTTACAAAACGATGCGTACCATTGCGGAAGATGACAGCAATTTCTCAGCAGATGATCCTGTCAAAGGAAAAGAGCAAACTGCTGCCATGCTGATTAATCACAAAACCGGTGCTATTCTGGGCATGATTGAGGGCCGGGATTTCCAGGACGAACAGATGAACTATGCAACGCAGATGATACGTCAGCCAGGTTCAACGATGAAACCTATTGCAGCTTATCTGCCAGCTCTGGATGAGGGTCTTGTCCAACCTGCTTCTATTATTGATGACTCACCGATCATTCTCAAAAATGGTCCGAGCGGCTACCACATCGCCAAGAATGCCAACAATCGGTATCAGGGGCTGGTCACTGCCCGCAGAGCACTGAATTATTCTCTTAATATACCGGCTCTGAAGTTGTTTAATGAAGAAGTGGGGATCGAGAAGGCTTGGACCTTCGCCAAGAAACTGGGGATTACCACCATTCAGAAGGAAGACTATCAGGCTCAGACCGGTGTTCTCGGAGGTCTCCAATACGGTGTAACCGTTGAAGAATTAACCAGTGCCTATGGTGCTATCGCCAATAAGGGTGTATATAACGATTCTTACATGATTAGCAAAATTGTAGATTCCAAAGGCAACATCGTTTACAAACATGATACTGAACCTGTCCAAGCCTTCTCGGAGCAGACAGCATACCTGATGACCGATATGCTGCGGACCGTTATTACAGAAGGAACGGCAGATAAAGTACGTGAAAATTACAAATATTCCAAGAGTGTGCCAATCGTAGGTAAAACGGGTTCCACTCAAAACTACGCAGATGTCTGGTTTGAAGGTTATACACCAGATGTCACACTTGGCGTGTGGGTTGGATACAAACAGCCCGTGAATACGCTGGAAAGTAAATCACAGAGAAAACGTGCGCAGCAACTGTGGTCGAAAATCCTGAACGAAGTGATCGATACGCAAAAAGAACTGTTCGTTACGGATTCGTTCAAAAAACCGTCTGGCATCGAAACGCGCACGGTGTCTGCATATAGTGGCAAGTTGCCAACATCCATGACTGATAAATTTGTTACGGATATTTTCAACAGCAAGTTTGTTCCGAAGGATAGCGATGACGGTGTAGCCAAAGCCAGGTACATTACTTACAATGGTGTAAACTATATTCCGCGTGATGGAACACCTTCGGACATGTTGAAGGAAAAAACAGTAATCAAGCGTAAAAAACCAATCTCGGATCTCATCAAAGAATTGCAAAATGCGTTCTCACGTATGAGTCGACATGAGTCACTTGCTTATTATCTTCCTGAAGATGCTGGTGCAGACATGCCAACACAGATTGATCCAAGGACAGATAACGGCAAAGCTCCTGAGGCACCAGGCAACGTACGCATTTCAACCTCAGGTGAGAGAGCTGTCATTACATTTAATGCCACACCTGAAAATGATGTCGTGGGTTATCGTCTGTACCGTTCTGTAAACGGTGGAGGATTCCAGAACCAGGGTCAGGTTGTCCTGACTGGTGAATCCAGATCATTCTCTGCATATGCAGCTCAAGGCGGTAACTTCGCCTTCTATGTAACGGCAGTGGATGTTGCCGGCAGAGAGTCTGCTCCTAGTGCTACAGTAAATAGTGCTGGTGTAGCTCCCCCTGTGGAAGAAGAGATTGATGAACCGATTGAAGTTCCAGGTACAGTCATTACGCCGGGAGAAACGCAGACCGATAATACAACAACGACAGCCCCAGGCACACCTGGTCAAGTCAGCGTATCTGCCCTCACTCAAGGACTGCGTATTCAATGGGCGTCCAGTCCAAACGCAGATACTTATACTGTATATTACAGTGAAACAGGCTCGGCTCCTTACACCAAAATTGGAACAACAGCGGGAAATACCATGGATTATGGAGTACCCGCATCGACCAGTGGATGGTTCAAGGTATCTGCCAGCAACAGTGCGGGTGAATCCGAACCTTCTGCAGCCCTACATTTTCAACCCTGA
- a CDS encoding methyl-accepting chemotaxis protein has product MHFFRNRKLAVKLGLLLGIVLLCCIGALIAFNTKSIYDKSLQYGETVAGQAANRATNEFMTDINQVKNTLDTMSTTLLDAAQNGSLNREEVVRLLEQYLKKDEKVFGFYTGWEPNAFDGKDAEHINKKEYDDATGRFVPYVIRDGNSLHFEPMPTYEGSGETSTYYQQPKKTKSIYWSEPVTYTVGGKETLLVSIVLPLLDENKNFLGIVGADFAIDRFQQNIASLNPDQGYAMLITSEGQIAAHGSKPELANEGAVIPSEMKTVIQRIQSGESQFYATDPQVGEELFIAEPAKLQGTDSNWYLVSALPKSHILQPFYDSLNWSILIAALAVLLLAGVVTYTIVSIVRQLNQVNIVAGQLAGGDLTQKLPVRSKDEFGIMAGHMNQMMDTLRHTISVISEHALSVGSTSQQLTAGAEETGKAAELIALTGVELADKSGKQVQELQESSRSMNEISAGIGRIAKAASDVSDSSRTVAERTTIGTDKIQSAMRMVDSATSSVQTSMTALENFRQRSEEIGHITGMITEVSRQTNLLALNASIEASRAGEHGRGFGVVASEIRNLAEQSRISAAQIAALIHNVQQEVLSLVENMEQGNAEVSHIAEVIHESGELFLSISSQITDVNEQIEHVSAIAQQMSAGSQQVDATLVQLKTIGHETADHATRVASASEEQLASMEEITAASASLANLTQELLELIQRFKT; this is encoded by the coding sequence ATGCATTTTTTTCGCAATCGCAAGCTCGCTGTTAAGCTTGGACTTTTACTCGGGATCGTTTTACTCTGTTGTATTGGAGCCCTGATTGCATTTAATACCAAATCCATTTACGACAAAAGCCTCCAGTACGGCGAAACCGTTGCTGGACAGGCAGCAAACCGGGCTACAAATGAGTTTATGACTGACATTAATCAGGTGAAAAACACGTTGGACACCATGAGTACCACGTTATTGGATGCCGCTCAGAACGGATCACTCAACCGTGAAGAAGTCGTCAGACTCCTTGAACAATATCTGAAGAAGGACGAGAAAGTTTTTGGCTTTTATACGGGCTGGGAACCAAATGCCTTTGATGGAAAAGATGCGGAGCACATCAACAAAAAAGAATATGATGATGCTACGGGTCGATTCGTTCCATACGTTATACGTGATGGCAACTCCCTGCATTTTGAGCCTATGCCTACTTATGAGGGAAGCGGTGAAACTAGTACTTACTATCAGCAGCCAAAGAAAACCAAATCCATCTATTGGTCCGAACCTGTTACCTACACGGTTGGCGGAAAAGAAACACTGCTCGTTTCGATTGTCCTCCCTCTATTAGATGAAAATAAAAATTTTCTAGGCATTGTTGGGGCCGACTTTGCCATTGATCGTTTTCAACAAAATATAGCATCACTTAATCCGGATCAGGGTTATGCCATGCTTATTACTAGTGAAGGACAGATTGCTGCACACGGCTCCAAACCGGAACTGGCTAATGAAGGTGCCGTAATTCCATCTGAAATGAAGACAGTCATTCAGCGTATACAGTCTGGCGAGTCTCAGTTTTACGCTACAGACCCTCAAGTAGGGGAAGAACTGTTTATTGCCGAGCCTGCCAAGTTACAAGGAACAGATTCAAACTGGTACCTTGTATCGGCGCTGCCAAAGAGCCATATCCTTCAACCCTTCTATGACAGTTTGAACTGGTCCATACTGATTGCCGCACTGGCAGTACTTCTGCTTGCAGGTGTGGTTACCTACACCATCGTCTCCATTGTAAGGCAATTGAATCAAGTTAATATCGTCGCTGGACAGCTGGCTGGCGGGGATTTGACACAAAAGTTACCTGTACGATCCAAAGATGAATTTGGCATCATGGCGGGTCATATGAATCAGATGATGGATACCCTGCGACATACCATATCGGTTATATCCGAACATGCTTTATCTGTCGGCTCCACCTCCCAACAGTTGACCGCAGGTGCCGAAGAAACAGGTAAAGCCGCCGAACTGATTGCATTAACAGGAGTCGAACTTGCAGATAAATCAGGTAAACAGGTGCAGGAGCTGCAAGAGTCCTCCCGTTCCATGAATGAAATATCTGCAGGGATCGGAAGAATTGCAAAGGCCGCATCCGATGTATCCGATTCATCGCGAACTGTGGCCGAACGAACAACCATCGGAACTGATAAGATTCAGTCCGCTATGCGTATGGTCGATAGCGCCACCTCTTCTGTGCAGACGTCCATGACCGCACTGGAGAATTTCCGTCAACGTTCGGAAGAGATTGGACATATTACAGGCATGATCACGGAAGTTAGCCGTCAAACCAATCTACTTGCCCTTAATGCTTCCATTGAAGCATCACGAGCAGGTGAACACGGGCGCGGGTTTGGTGTTGTTGCTTCCGAGATTCGTAATCTGGCTGAACAATCCAGAATATCAGCAGCGCAGATTGCAGCGTTGATTCATAACGTTCAGCAAGAGGTCCTTTCTCTCGTTGAAAATATGGAACAGGGGAATGCCGAGGTGAGCCATATAGCGGAAGTGATCCATGAAAGTGGTGAACTATTCCTCTCCATTTCATCACAGATTACAGATGTTAATGAGCAGATTGAACATGTCTCAGCCATTGCGCAGCAGATGTCAGCTGGATCACAACAGGTTGATGCCACGTTAGTGCAACTCAAAACCATTGGTCATGAGACAGCAGATCATGCAACTCGTGTTGCCTCTGCCTCTGAGGAACAACTCGCATCCATGGAAGAGATTACGGCGGCGTCTGCCTCACTGGCTAATCTTACCCAGGAATTATTAGAGCTGATTCAACGCTTCAAAACCTAA
- the rpsD gene encoding 30S ribosomal protein S4: MARYTGPKFKLSRRLGISLSGTGKELKRPFPPGQHGANQRRKMSNYGMQLQEKQKLRHMYGLGEKQFRTLFSKAQKMQGIAGENFMFLLECRLDNLVYRLGFANSRAGARQLVSHGHVTVNGKKVDIASYQVSTGDVIGLREKSRALSSIKEALEGRSHLPAYVEYNEAAVEGKFIRLPERAELSQDIDEKQIVEFYNR, encoded by the coding sequence ATGGCACGTTACACTGGTCCTAAATTTAAATTGAGCCGTCGCCTCGGCATTTCCCTTAGCGGAACAGGCAAAGAATTGAAACGCCCTTTCCCTCCAGGTCAGCACGGAGCTAACCAACGCAGAAAAATGAGCAACTACGGTATGCAATTGCAAGAAAAACAAAAATTGCGCCACATGTACGGTTTGGGCGAGAAGCAATTCCGCACACTGTTCTCTAAAGCTCAAAAAATGCAAGGTATTGCCGGTGAGAACTTCATGTTCTTGCTTGAGTGCCGCCTTGACAACCTCGTTTACCGCCTTGGGTTTGCTAACTCCCGCGCTGGAGCGCGTCAGTTGGTATCACACGGTCACGTAACTGTAAACGGCAAAAAAGTCGATATCGCTTCTTACCAAGTAAGCACTGGCGATGTAATCGGCTTGCGTGAGAAGAGCCGCGCTCTTTCTTCCATTAAAGAAGCTTTGGAAGGCCGTTCGCATCTTCCAGCATACGTTGAATACAACGAAGCAGCTGTAGAAGGTAAATTCATCCGCTTGCCTGAGCGTGCTGAATTGTCCCAAGACATCGATGAAAAACAAATCGTCGAGTTCTACAACCGTTAA